In Actinoplanes derwentensis, the following proteins share a genomic window:
- a CDS encoding deoxyguanosinetriphosphate triphosphohydrolase, with the protein MTADSQRWTTEPAKDSGYGRTPYQRDRARVLHSAGFRRLAAKTQVHTAGSDDFLRTRLTHSLEVAQISREMGARLGCDPDVVDVAGLAHDLGHPPFGHNGESALDTAAQSCGGFEGNAQTLRVITRLEAKVPGSGLNLTRATLDACSKYPWFRKPGKRKFGVYEDDRPVFEWLRDGRDDERRCLEAQVMDWADDVAYSVHDVEDGVHGGYITFSDLLTDAGERAELCADVAATYSSESRDELEHALDQLLADPAVIAVAGYDGGYHSLVALKRMTSVLTGRFVASAVGATQSHHGVDPLRRYQADLIVPRTVRDQCALLKGMAFRYVMRSRSAEQWYEQQRTMLAELVEALTRTPQGLDPLFQPLHAGAADDAAALRVVIDQVASLTDHTAVAWHDKVVKKRR; encoded by the coding sequence ATGACGGCCGACTCCCAGCGATGGACCACCGAACCCGCCAAGGACAGTGGATACGGCCGCACCCCCTACCAGCGGGACCGGGCCCGGGTCCTGCACTCGGCCGGTTTCCGGCGACTGGCGGCCAAGACCCAGGTGCACACCGCCGGGTCGGACGACTTCCTGCGCACCCGGCTCACCCACTCGCTGGAGGTCGCGCAGATCTCCCGGGAGATGGGCGCCCGGCTGGGCTGTGATCCGGACGTGGTGGACGTGGCCGGGCTCGCCCACGACCTCGGGCACCCGCCGTTCGGTCACAACGGCGAGTCGGCGCTGGACACCGCCGCGCAGTCCTGCGGCGGTTTCGAGGGCAACGCGCAGACCCTGCGGGTGATCACTCGGCTGGAGGCGAAGGTGCCCGGATCGGGCCTCAACCTGACCCGGGCCACCCTCGACGCCTGCTCCAAATATCCGTGGTTCCGCAAACCGGGAAAACGCAAATTCGGCGTGTACGAGGACGACCGGCCGGTCTTCGAATGGCTCCGGGACGGACGGGACGACGAGCGCCGCTGCCTGGAGGCCCAGGTGATGGACTGGGCCGACGACGTCGCCTACTCGGTGCACGACGTCGAGGACGGAGTGCACGGCGGCTACATCACGTTCAGTGATCTGCTGACCGACGCCGGTGAGCGGGCCGAGCTGTGCGCCGACGTGGCCGCCACCTATTCCTCGGAGTCCCGCGACGAACTGGAACACGCCCTCGACCAGCTACTCGCCGACCCGGCCGTGATCGCGGTGGCCGGTTACGACGGGGGCTACCACTCGCTGGTCGCCCTGAAACGGATGACGAGCGTGCTGACCGGCCGGTTCGTCGCCTCGGCGGTCGGCGCGACACAGAGTCACCACGGCGTCGATCCGTTACGCCGTTACCAGGCCGATCTGATCGTGCCGCGGACGGTCCGGGATCAGTGCGCTCTGCTCAAGGGCATGGCTTTCCGGTACGTGATGCGCTCCCGTTCCGCCGAACAGTGGTACGAACAGCAGCGGACGATGCTGGCCGAACTGGTCGAGGCGCTCACCCGTACGCCGCAGGGGTTGGATCCGCTCTTCCAGCCGCTGCACGCGGGCGCGGCGGACGACGCGGCCGCCCTGCGAGTGGTGATCGACCAGGTCGCGTCCCTGACCGACCACACCGCCGTGGCCTGGCACGACAAGGTCGTGAAGAAACGCCGCTGA
- a CDS encoding DUF4388 domain-containing protein: MIPGSPATASMRRLLTELGESGRTGALHVGGAPGGVLYLIAGRISYAATAASPGLGERLISSGRLAPQTWRAVHAEGRGSHRVGRVLLRDGWLGRHELALRVMAVIVDATHVLLQQADAPARFAPGERHWIGDVAGVELGALGHLTAARLRAVPHPRRPRKRVTATRP; the protein is encoded by the coding sequence GTGATTCCTGGTTCACCGGCGACCGCTTCGATGCGGCGCCTGCTCACCGAGCTGGGCGAGTCGGGCCGTACCGGCGCGCTGCACGTCGGTGGCGCCCCGGGTGGGGTGCTCTACCTGATCGCCGGCCGGATCTCGTACGCCGCGACGGCTGCCAGTCCCGGCCTCGGCGAACGCCTGATCTCCTCGGGCCGGCTCGCCCCGCAGACGTGGCGGGCCGTACACGCGGAGGGTCGCGGCAGTCACCGGGTCGGCCGGGTACTGCTGCGCGACGGCTGGCTCGGGCGCCACGAACTGGCGCTGCGAGTGATGGCGGTCATCGTCGACGCCACGCACGTGCTGCTGCAACAGGCCGACGCACCGGCCCGGTTCGCGCCCGGGGAACGGCACTGGATCGGCGACGTCGCCGGGGTGGAGCTGGGCGCGCTGGGCCATCTGACCGCCGCGCGGCTGCGCGCGGTACCGCATCCACGGCGTCCACGTAAACGAGTGACGGCTACTCGACCATGA
- a CDS encoding roadblock/LC7 domain-containing protein: MTIPGAVGASIVDYTTGFPVATTGAAPNEDHEAAAAGTAEVVQAATSRSLFVSAIPHDLLEDLIITTAGGYHLLRMVQTEFDSRLVLYVWLDRVRGNLAVARRKMQRLADELVADR, translated from the coding sequence ATGACGATTCCTGGCGCTGTCGGGGCCAGCATCGTCGACTACACCACGGGCTTTCCGGTCGCTACGACCGGAGCCGCACCCAACGAGGACCACGAGGCCGCAGCCGCCGGCACGGCCGAAGTGGTCCAGGCCGCGACCAGCCGTTCGCTGTTCGTCTCGGCGATACCGCACGACCTGCTCGAAGACCTGATCATCACGACCGCCGGGGGTTATCACCTCCTGCGCATGGTCCAGACCGAGTTCGACAGCCGCCTGGTGCTCTACGTGTGGCTGGACCGGGTTCGCGGCAACCTCGCCGTGGCCCGCCGCAAGATGCAGCGCCTGGCCGACGAACTGGTCGCTGACAGATGA
- a CDS encoding MarR family transcriptional regulator, with protein MRTAAAPGDLLLEASDARQTGALVVGGHPGGAVYVVEGRVMYAESPAAPGVGELLTSSGRLAGRTWQQALDIGGSTARVGRLLVEQGHLTQGELELCVLGSTYDAAYFVLSERSAPAEFRTGATHWLGQVVHIDAAAVEHEVRRRIQLLDEIFPNPRIDVAPVIPVPRPPRARVTITAPQWELLVHADGQRTPADLAQLLGRAGYAIIQELRRMAAAGLIEQPAERAPETHEFVRLPHPRGSSAPLGRPAVAPVSPPVIAGPAPPARNPPDPPVIAPAVPPPAVASPPDQNAGTNRPRLARRKPGAKLPKEVAGESPPVHQGTDEVLLKRIRTALRALR; from the coding sequence ATGAGGACCGCGGCAGCGCCCGGAGACCTGCTTCTCGAGGCCTCCGACGCGCGGCAGACCGGCGCCCTGGTGGTCGGCGGTCATCCCGGCGGTGCGGTCTACGTCGTCGAGGGCCGGGTCATGTACGCCGAATCGCCGGCCGCCCCCGGGGTGGGTGAACTGCTCACCTCGTCCGGGCGGCTGGCCGGGCGGACCTGGCAGCAGGCGCTCGACATCGGCGGCTCGACCGCCCGGGTCGGCCGTCTGCTGGTCGAACAGGGTCACCTCACCCAGGGCGAGCTGGAGCTGTGTGTGCTCGGCTCGACCTACGACGCGGCGTACTTCGTCCTGTCCGAACGGTCCGCACCGGCCGAATTCCGGACCGGCGCCACCCACTGGCTCGGTCAGGTCGTGCACATCGACGCCGCCGCCGTCGAACACGAGGTACGGCGCCGGATCCAGCTGCTCGACGAGATCTTCCCCAACCCGCGGATCGACGTGGCACCGGTCATCCCGGTGCCCCGGCCACCGCGGGCCCGGGTCACGATCACCGCCCCGCAGTGGGAGCTACTGGTGCACGCCGACGGTCAGCGCACCCCCGCCGACCTGGCGCAACTCCTCGGCCGGGCCGGGTACGCGATCATCCAGGAACTACGCCGGATGGCCGCGGCCGGGCTGATCGAACAACCCGCGGAACGGGCGCCGGAGACACACGAGTTCGTCCGGCTCCCGCACCCGCGCGGCAGTTCGGCACCCCTGGGGCGGCCCGCCGTGGCGCCGGTGAGCCCACCGGTGATCGCCGGGCCGGCACCACCGGCCCGGAACCCGCCGGACCCACCGGTGATCGCGCCCGCGGTCCCACCACCGGCGGTCGCATCGCCGCCCGACCAGAACGCCGGGACGAACCGGCCACGGCTGGCCCGCCGAAAACCCGGCGCGAAACTGCCGAAAGAGGTCGCGGGCGAGAGCCCGCCCGTGCACCAGGGCACCGACGAGGTCCTGCTCAAACGCATTCGCACCGCACTGAGGGCACTGCGGTGA
- a CDS encoding roadblock/LC7 domain-containing protein, with product MTVDPAVLEELGRLRSRVPELSGSVLATADGLVIAHDSHGIEPDTLAALAAAHLALARRFAHAVNHGDLRESVVECDGGYITSYTAGPNALLTVVTSGNANLAMVHLEARRCVRRLIRVLALETAPYLRPEIPTQAGPSTPLARRTPMATLPNVVRRRQATG from the coding sequence GTGACGGTGGATCCGGCGGTACTCGAGGAACTCGGTCGCCTGCGCAGCAGGGTGCCGGAGCTGTCCGGCAGCGTCCTCGCCACCGCCGACGGGCTGGTCATCGCACACGACTCGCACGGCATCGAACCGGACACGCTGGCCGCACTGGCCGCGGCCCACCTGGCCCTGGCCCGGCGGTTCGCGCACGCGGTCAACCACGGTGACCTGCGGGAATCCGTCGTCGAATGCGACGGCGGTTACATCACGTCCTACACCGCAGGGCCCAACGCACTGCTCACCGTGGTCACCTCGGGCAACGCCAACCTCGCCATGGTCCACCTCGAGGCCCGCCGGTGCGTACGCCGCCTGATCCGGGTCCTCGCCCTGGAGACCGCGCCCTACCTGCGCCCCGAGATCCCCACCCAGGCCGGCCCGTCGACTCCGCTGGCCCGGCGGACCCCGATGGCCACCCTGCCGAACGTGGTCCGCCGCCGCCAAGCGACCGGCTGA
- the dusB gene encoding tRNA dihydrouridine synthase DusB gives MLGDHAVRPPVVLAPMAGITNVAFRRLCREQGGGVYVCEMITTRALVERIPKTLKMITFAEDEGFRSLQLYGVDPDVTAAAVRMVGEDNLADHIDLNFGCPVPKVTRRGGGSALPWRRRLFGRIVSQAVAAAKPFGIPLTIKMRKGIDDDHLTYVDAGLAAQEAGVAAVALHARTAEQRYSGKADWDAIATLKQALDVPVLGNGDIWEGSDALRMVEHTGCDGVVVGRGCLGRPWLFADLEAAFTRGAAYQPVLPTLGEVSKILARHAQLLVEALEDEKHGCADFRKHVAWYLKGFPVGGDLRRSLAMISSLAELDDLLAKLDPSIPFPADALGQPRGRVNAPGRVTLPHGWLDSRDDETVPEGAETDESGG, from the coding sequence ATGCTCGGCGACCACGCCGTACGACCGCCTGTTGTTCTTGCTCCGATGGCGGGGATCACCAACGTGGCTTTTCGGCGGCTCTGCCGGGAGCAGGGTGGTGGGGTCTACGTCTGCGAGATGATCACCACTCGGGCGCTCGTGGAGCGGATTCCGAAGACGCTCAAGATGATCACCTTTGCTGAGGACGAGGGCTTCCGGAGTCTTCAGCTCTACGGGGTGGACCCGGATGTGACGGCGGCCGCCGTCCGGATGGTCGGTGAGGACAACCTCGCTGATCACATCGACCTGAACTTCGGGTGCCCGGTGCCGAAGGTGACGCGGCGCGGTGGCGGGTCGGCTCTGCCGTGGCGGCGCCGGCTGTTCGGGCGGATCGTGAGCCAGGCGGTGGCGGCGGCGAAACCGTTCGGGATCCCGCTCACGATCAAGATGCGCAAGGGCATCGACGACGACCATCTGACGTACGTGGATGCGGGGCTCGCCGCCCAGGAGGCGGGTGTGGCCGCCGTGGCCCTGCACGCTCGCACCGCCGAGCAGCGGTATTCCGGTAAAGCCGACTGGGACGCGATCGCCACGTTGAAGCAGGCCCTGGACGTGCCGGTGCTCGGCAACGGTGACATCTGGGAGGGTTCGGACGCCCTGCGCATGGTCGAGCACACCGGCTGCGACGGTGTCGTGGTCGGCCGGGGCTGTCTGGGCCGGCCGTGGCTGTTCGCCGACCTGGAGGCCGCGTTCACCCGGGGTGCCGCGTACCAGCCGGTGCTGCCGACCCTCGGTGAGGTCAGCAAGATCCTGGCCCGGCACGCGCAACTGCTGGTGGAGGCACTGGAGGACGAGAAGCACGGTTGTGCCGACTTCCGTAAGCACGTCGCCTGGTACCTGAAGGGTTTCCCGGTCGGCGGCGATCTGCGCCGCAGCCTGGCAATGATCTCCTCACTGGCCGAGCTGGACGACCTGCTCGCCAAGCTGGACCCGTCGATCCCGTTCCCGGCCGACGCGCTGGGTCAGCCGCGGGGCCGGGTCAACGCCCCGGGCCGGGTGACGCTGCCGCACGGCTGGCTGGACAGCCGCGACGACGAGACCGTGCCGGAGGGCGCGGAGACCGACGAGTCCGGCGGCTAA
- a CDS encoding SPFH domain-containing protein: MSLWDKLKGELVDIIEWLDDSRDTIVWRFPRYQNEIKMGAKLVVRESQTAVFVNEGRVADWFAPGTHTLTTQNMPIMTTLKNWRHGFDSPWKAEVYFVNTRLFTDMKWGTQNPVMVRDPEFGAVRLRAFGSFAMKVSDPGRLLSELVGTDPQFRTAEVHEFLRQLVVSHLGSALATANVPMLDLASKQLSIGKTLSEVLTVELASSGIAIPKFVIENISVPPEVEAALDKRTSMGVIGNLDTYTKFQTAEAIGNATGGSGDAIGLGLGMAAGQRAAQSLNQPSVTPPPLPAGDWFAAIGGQQQGPFDVATLTAHATSGSLDRNTLVWRAGLAAWTPAGQVTELSSVFASVPPPLPPQ; this comes from the coding sequence ATGAGCCTCTGGGACAAACTCAAGGGTGAGCTGGTCGACATCATCGAATGGCTGGACGACAGCCGCGACACGATCGTCTGGCGCTTCCCGCGCTACCAGAACGAGATCAAGATGGGCGCCAAGCTCGTCGTGCGTGAGTCGCAGACCGCGGTGTTCGTCAACGAGGGCCGGGTCGCCGACTGGTTCGCGCCCGGCACCCACACGCTGACCACGCAGAACATGCCGATCATGACGACGCTGAAGAACTGGCGGCACGGCTTCGACTCGCCGTGGAAGGCCGAGGTGTACTTCGTCAACACCCGGCTGTTCACCGACATGAAGTGGGGCACCCAGAACCCGGTGATGGTGCGCGACCCCGAGTTCGGGGCGGTCCGGCTGCGCGCGTTCGGCAGCTTCGCGATGAAGGTCTCCGACCCGGGCCGGCTGCTCAGTGAACTCGTCGGCACCGACCCGCAGTTCCGTACCGCCGAAGTGCACGAGTTCCTGCGGCAGCTGGTCGTCAGTCACCTGGGCAGCGCGCTCGCCACCGCGAACGTGCCGATGCTCGACCTGGCCTCCAAGCAGCTCTCCATCGGCAAGACCCTGTCCGAGGTGCTCACCGTCGAACTGGCGTCCAGCGGCATCGCGATCCCCAAGTTCGTCATCGAGAACATCTCGGTGCCGCCCGAGGTCGAAGCCGCCCTCGACAAGCGCACCTCGATGGGGGTGATCGGCAACCTGGACACCTACACCAAGTTCCAGACCGCCGAGGCCATCGGCAACGCCACTGGTGGCAGCGGTGACGCCATCGGGCTCGGGCTCGGCATGGCCGCCGGTCAGCGGGCCGCGCAGTCCCTCAACCAGCCTTCGGTGACGCCGCCGCCTCTTCCCGCCGGTGACTGGTTCGCGGCCATCGGCGGGCAGCAGCAGGGGCCGTTCGACGTGGCCACCCTCACCGCGCACGCCACGTCCGGCAGCCTGGACCGCAACACCCTGGTCTGGCGGGCCGGCCTGGCCGCCTGGACCCCGGCCGGGCAGGTCACCGAGCTGAGCAGTGTCTTCGCGTCCGTTCCGCCCCCGCTCCCGCCGCAGTGA
- a CDS encoding tetratricopeptide repeat protein, protein MLDRLKKLLSPTPVPAPRPEWDRPWNLAEAERQGEPMLRQRLEQGDIRAWPLLSALLTDQGRMDDLVRARDELAARTTEQQLRELVHQSSRLSDNERLDAAEFQLAMVTRFPAGSDELGKCASRMAEAGRLDEAVTYLRESIRLAGPRVSFFQHPMWTIKVLTAAGRYDDAEELLRGYPYDDYAISALALMMQVRGRTTEGEQLLHQHMTTGPAVPGQPLPASREVIRLTLFTLLERAGRTDEAAGLRPAHGWSHERGGPASRNTWTGSWPTPEQDRHQTIWSVVDDWGRGTAV, encoded by the coding sequence ATGCTGGATCGCCTGAAGAAGCTCCTCTCGCCCACACCGGTGCCGGCCCCGCGGCCCGAGTGGGACCGCCCGTGGAATCTGGCCGAGGCCGAACGGCAGGGCGAACCGATGCTCCGGCAGCGGCTGGAACAGGGCGACATCCGGGCCTGGCCGCTGTTGAGTGCCCTGCTCACCGATCAGGGCCGGATGGACGACCTGGTCCGGGCCCGTGACGAGCTGGCGGCACGGACCACGGAACAGCAGCTGAGGGAACTCGTGCACCAGTCGTCTCGGCTCTCCGACAACGAGCGGCTCGACGCCGCCGAATTCCAGCTGGCCATGGTCACCCGTTTCCCGGCCGGTTCGGACGAACTGGGGAAGTGCGCCTCACGGATGGCCGAGGCCGGCCGGCTCGACGAGGCGGTGACGTACCTCCGGGAGTCGATCCGTCTCGCCGGTCCCCGGGTCTCCTTCTTCCAGCACCCGATGTGGACGATCAAGGTGCTGACCGCCGCCGGCCGCTACGACGACGCCGAGGAATTGCTCCGGGGCTACCCTTACGACGACTACGCCATCTCCGCTCTGGCCCTGATGATGCAGGTCAGGGGGCGTACCACCGAGGGCGAACAGTTGCTCCACCAGCATATGACGACCGGCCCGGCGGTTCCGGGGCAACCTCTGCCGGCCAGCCGGGAGGTCATCCGGCTGACGCTGTTCACCCTGCTGGAACGGGCCGGCCGGACGGACGAGGCCGCCGGGCTCCGCCCCGCTCACGGCTGGTCGCACGAGCGGGGCGGACCGGCGTCGCGGAACACCTGGACCGGTAGCTGGCCGACCCCGGAACAGGACCGGCACCAGACGATCTGGTCGGTCGTCGACGACTGGGGCCGGGGGACGGCTGTTTAG
- a CDS encoding arabinan endo-1,5-alpha-L-arabinosidase, translated as MPSRLRKFLLAATTGLLAVSASVYGLTRADAATYPNPGVVTGSTFAHDPTIVKKPGGGYILAYTAPGIGLTTSADRTNFVAAGQAFPNGTPWADAYTGGDTNLWAPDISYRGGKYLMYYSASTFGSSKSAIFLAGSTTGAAGTWSNYGKIVESTTSSGFNAIDPNLTVTPSGEWWLSFGSFWSGIKMIKLNPSTGKRADTTIHHLAERFVNSKSIEAPHIYYRNGYYYLFVAFDLCCKGASSTYRTMVGRSASITGPYKDRAGTLMTAGGGTEILASHDAVYGPGHPAVFADGDQDVLAYHYYTAAGDARLGVNLLSWSSSGWPTAF; from the coding sequence ATGCCATCGCGTCTCCGTAAGTTCCTTCTCGCCGCGACCACCGGCCTGCTGGCCGTGTCCGCCAGCGTGTACGGCCTGACCAGGGCTGATGCCGCGACCTATCCGAACCCGGGGGTGGTGACCGGGTCGACGTTCGCGCACGATCCGACGATCGTGAAGAAGCCGGGCGGCGGCTACATCCTGGCCTACACGGCACCCGGTATCGGGCTGACGACGTCGGCGGACCGGACCAATTTCGTGGCCGCGGGGCAGGCGTTCCCGAACGGCACCCCGTGGGCGGACGCCTACACCGGTGGTGACACCAACCTGTGGGCGCCGGACATCTCGTACCGGGGCGGGAAGTACCTGATGTACTACTCCGCCTCCACGTTCGGCTCCAGTAAGTCGGCGATCTTCCTGGCCGGCAGCACCACCGGCGCGGCCGGCACCTGGTCGAACTACGGCAAGATCGTGGAGAGCACCACGAGCAGCGGTTTCAACGCGATCGACCCGAACCTGACGGTCACGCCGTCGGGCGAGTGGTGGCTCAGCTTCGGCTCCTTCTGGAGCGGCATCAAGATGATCAAACTGAACCCGTCGACCGGCAAACGGGCCGACACCACGATCCATCACCTCGCCGAGCGGTTCGTGAACAGCAAGTCGATCGAGGCGCCGCACATCTACTACCGCAACGGTTACTACTACCTGTTCGTGGCCTTCGATCTGTGCTGCAAGGGCGCGTCCAGCACCTACCGGACCATGGTCGGCCGGTCCGCGAGCATCACCGGACCGTACAAGGACCGAGCCGGCACGCTGATGACCGCCGGTGGCGGCACCGAGATCCTGGCCTCGCACGACGCGGTGTACGGCCCCGGCCACCCGGCGGTCTTCGCCGACGGCGACCAGGACGTGCTGGCCTACCACTACTACACGGCGGCGGGCGACGCGCGGCTCGGCGTCAACCTGCTGAGCTGGAGTTCGTCCGGCTGGCCGACGGCCTTCTAA
- a CDS encoding DUF2786 domain-containing protein → MSARDIIERVRSGSLDHEDALDILTGTAAAEVDAALAGVLGGEFERLFSNGWQPVELYRTVARLGNPIQARLVADGAGDFLRDRTPVDERWRAQAESLRTAGEGRKPDRIAVLDATLALIAETRRLPAIEILIPPPGTPLKIVQHHSDQRILNRVRALLAKAEGTEFPAEAETYSAKAQELIARYRIEEVTAPAVDVVPFARRIGVDHPYESEKAGLLDAVARANTCRTVWSQDLGFSTVFGFDSDIDAVELLYTSLLVQANRAMVRDEKNVRKARLKPFRRSFLVAYGVRIGERMRQVVEQEMTGHSDLLPVLRSREVQVDKAMDKAFPRTVRVRGSRVESLEGWESGRAAADEANLR, encoded by the coding sequence ATGAGCGCCCGGGACATCATCGAAAGGGTGCGGTCTGGTTCCCTCGACCATGAGGACGCACTGGACATCCTGACCGGGACGGCAGCGGCCGAGGTCGACGCGGCGCTTGCCGGGGTGCTGGGTGGGGAGTTCGAGCGGCTCTTCAGCAACGGCTGGCAGCCTGTCGAGCTGTACCGGACCGTTGCCCGGCTCGGGAACCCGATTCAGGCGCGCCTGGTCGCGGACGGGGCCGGGGACTTCCTGCGGGACCGGACGCCCGTCGACGAGCGGTGGCGGGCGCAGGCGGAGTCGCTGCGTACCGCGGGGGAAGGCCGTAAGCCGGACCGGATCGCCGTCCTGGACGCCACGCTGGCGCTGATCGCCGAGACGCGGCGGCTGCCGGCCATCGAGATCCTGATCCCGCCGCCGGGGACCCCGCTCAAGATCGTTCAGCACCACTCCGACCAGCGGATCCTCAACCGCGTGCGGGCGTTGCTGGCGAAAGCGGAGGGCACCGAGTTCCCGGCCGAGGCGGAGACCTACAGCGCCAAGGCGCAGGAGCTGATCGCCCGGTACCGGATCGAGGAGGTCACCGCCCCGGCGGTGGACGTGGTCCCGTTCGCGCGGCGGATCGGTGTGGACCACCCGTACGAGAGTGAGAAGGCAGGCCTGCTGGACGCGGTGGCACGGGCCAACACGTGCCGCACGGTCTGGTCGCAGGACCTGGGGTTCAGCACGGTCTTCGGCTTCGACTCCGACATCGACGCGGTCGAGTTGCTGTACACGTCGTTGCTGGTGCAGGCGAACCGGGCGATGGTGCGGGACGAGAAGAACGTACGAAAGGCCAGGTTGAAGCCTTTTCGGCGGTCGTTCCTGGTGGCGTACGGGGTGCGGATCGGGGAACGGATGCGGCAGGTGGTCGAGCAGGAGATGACCGGCCACAGCGATCTGCTGCCGGTGCTGCGCAGTCGCGAGGTCCAGGTCGACAAGGCGATGGACAAGGCTTTCCCGCGTACGGTCCGGGTGCGCGGCAGCCGGGTGGAGAGCCTGGAAGGGTGGGAATCCGGGCGGGCCGCCGCCGACGAGGCGAATCTGCGCTGA
- a CDS encoding XdhC family protein, which produces MSEQSGPRRLIAVFASPVAEMLFRFGIELGYRTVLVEPDPTRLAGTPRPHGDTFVSDLMAAEPDEHTDILLTDHHRSEAEIGALLREALTGKSRWIGILGNPRAEGPHVAALRDLGVPEAEIARVHRPVGLNIGSRTPAEIAVATLAGLIADRNDRPGGFVF; this is translated from the coding sequence GTGAGTGAGCAATCAGGGCCGCGGCGGCTGATCGCCGTTTTCGCGTCGCCGGTGGCGGAGATGCTGTTCCGGTTCGGGATCGAACTGGGGTACCGAACCGTGTTGGTGGAACCGGATCCGACGCGGCTCGCCGGGACTCCGCGGCCGCACGGGGACACCTTCGTCAGTGATCTGATGGCGGCGGAGCCGGACGAGCACACCGACATCCTGCTGACCGATCATCACCGGTCCGAGGCCGAGATCGGGGCGCTGCTGCGCGAGGCCTTGACCGGGAAGTCGCGGTGGATCGGCATTCTGGGTAATCCGCGCGCCGAGGGGCCGCACGTGGCGGCGCTGCGCGACCTGGGCGTGCCGGAGGCGGAGATCGCGCGGGTGCACCGCCCGGTCGGCCTGAACATCGGTTCGCGGACCCCGGCCGAGATCGCCGTGGCGACCCTGGCCGGGTTGATCGCGGACCGGAACGACCGTCCGGGCGGTTTCGTTTTTTAG
- a CDS encoding glycine--tRNA ligase, whose amino-acid sequence MPADRIDSVVSLAKRRGFVFPSSEIYGGTRSAWDYGPLGVELKENVRRQWWKTMVQQRDDIVGLDSAVILSRDVWAASGHLDAFVDPLTECQSCHKRFRADHLEEAFEAKHGKAPASLQELNCPNCGNKGTFTEPKMFNGLMKTFLGPTESADGMHYLRPETAQGIFVNYNNVATAARKKPPFGIAQVGKSFRNEITPGNFIFRTREFEQMEMEFFVPPGSDEQWHEYWLQERWNWYRDLGLSESNLRFYEHAQEKLSHYSKRTVDIEYRFQFGGTEFAELEGIANRTDFDLTTHSKHSGVDLSFFDQEKGERWVPYVIEPAAGLTRAVLAFLLEAYDEDEAPNTKGGVDKRTVMRFDPRLAPVKVAVLPLSRNPELSPKARELSANLRKRWVVEFDDSQAIGRRYRRQDEIGTPFCVTVDFDTLTDNAVTVRDRDTMKQERVSLDQIEDYLIKRLPGC is encoded by the coding sequence ATGCCTGCCGACCGTATCGACAGCGTCGTCAGCCTGGCCAAACGCCGGGGCTTCGTCTTCCCCTCCAGCGAGATCTACGGAGGCACCCGCTCGGCCTGGGACTACGGTCCGCTGGGCGTGGAGCTGAAGGAGAACGTCCGCCGGCAGTGGTGGAAGACCATGGTCCAGCAGCGCGACGACATCGTCGGCCTGGACTCGGCGGTCATCCTGTCGCGTGACGTGTGGGCCGCCTCCGGTCACCTCGACGCGTTCGTCGACCCGCTGACCGAGTGCCAGTCCTGCCACAAGCGGTTCCGGGCCGACCACCTGGAAGAGGCGTTCGAGGCCAAACACGGCAAGGCCCCCGCCTCGCTCCAGGAACTGAACTGCCCCAACTGCGGCAACAAGGGCACCTTCACCGAGCCGAAGATGTTCAACGGCCTGATGAAGACCTTCCTCGGCCCGACCGAGAGCGCCGACGGCATGCACTACCTGCGGCCCGAGACCGCCCAGGGCATCTTCGTCAACTACAACAACGTGGCGACCGCGGCCCGCAAGAAGCCGCCGTTCGGCATCGCCCAGGTCGGCAAGAGCTTCCGCAACGAGATCACCCCCGGCAACTTCATCTTCCGGACCCGCGAGTTCGAGCAGATGGAGATGGAGTTCTTCGTCCCGCCGGGCAGCGACGAGCAGTGGCACGAGTACTGGCTGCAGGAGCGCTGGAACTGGTACCGCGACCTCGGCCTGTCCGAGAGCAACCTGCGGTTCTACGAGCACGCCCAGGAGAAGCTCTCGCACTACTCGAAACGGACCGTCGACATCGAGTACCGCTTCCAGTTCGGCGGCACCGAATTCGCCGAACTCGAAGGCATCGCCAACCGCACCGACTTCGACCTGACGACGCACTCCAAGCACTCCGGCGTCGACCTGAGCTTCTTCGACCAGGAGAAGGGCGAGCGCTGGGTGCCGTACGTCATCGAGCCCGCCGCCGGCCTCACCCGCGCGGTGCTGGCCTTCCTACTCGAGGCCTACGACGAGGACGAGGCGCCCAACACCAAGGGCGGCGTCGACAAGCGCACCGTGATGCGCTTCGACCCGCGCCTGGCCCCGGTCAAGGTCGCGGTGCTGCCGCTGTCGCGCAACCCGGAGCTGTCGCCGAAAGCCCGCGAACTGTCCGCGAACCTGCGCAAGCGCTGGGTCGTCGAGTTCGACGACTCGCAGGCCATCGGCCGTCGCTACCGTCGCCAGGACGAGATCGGCACCCCGTTCTGCGTCACCGTCGACTTCGACACCCTCACCGACAACGCGGTGACGGTGCGCGACCGCGACACCATGAAGCAGGAGCGGGTCTCCCTCGACCAGATCGAGGACTACCTGATCAAGCGCCTGCCCGGCTGCTGA